Proteins found in one Pelobacter seleniigenes DSM 18267 genomic segment:
- a CDS encoding cobalamin B12-binding domain-containing protein: MMPSDSAQNYFDTYLKTLFDTDKQAALQLIQDALEGGVSPEDIVFEIVVPGLEMMVGGMISDNQVTLSQHFLAAQIADEVVDQLLPKFSGVPVVSGRVVIGSSFGDFHGLGKKIVIGCLRARMFQVKDLGINVPPERFVEEAIAFNAEVIAVSAMMVHTAKGEQGAKQIRQILQQRHLEDRFRIIVGGAPYRFHEKMYLDVGADAWADSAAEAPEVVTRLVREVRSK; the protein is encoded by the coding sequence ATGATGCCATCTGACTCAGCGCAGAACTATTTCGACACCTACCTCAAGACTCTTTTCGATACCGACAAGCAAGCGGCGTTGCAGCTTATTCAAGACGCTCTCGAAGGAGGCGTTTCCCCGGAGGATATCGTTTTCGAAATTGTGGTTCCCGGCCTGGAAATGATGGTCGGCGGAATGATCAGTGATAATCAGGTCACCCTCTCCCAACACTTCCTGGCCGCACAAATCGCGGATGAAGTCGTTGATCAGCTGCTGCCAAAGTTTTCCGGTGTGCCGGTAGTCAGTGGGCGGGTCGTTATCGGCTCCAGCTTCGGCGATTTTCATGGCTTGGGCAAAAAAATCGTTATCGGTTGCCTGCGGGCAAGGATGTTTCAGGTCAAAGACCTGGGAATCAATGTTCCGCCCGAGCGCTTTGTTGAGGAAGCCATTGCCTTCAACGCCGAGGTCATTGCCGTGTCCGCCATGATGGTCCACACGGCCAAAGGGGAGCAGGGAGCAAAACAGATTCGGCAGATTCTTCAGCAACGCCATCTGGAGGATAGATTTCGGATTATCGTCGGGGGTGCACCCTATCGATTCCATGAAAAAATGTATCTGGATGTCGGTGCCGATGCCTGGGCGGACAGTGCTGCTGAAGCCCCCGAGGTGGTCACCCGACTGGTGAGGGAGGTCCGCTCAAAATGA
- a CDS encoding uroporphyrinogen decarboxylase family protein, whose product MTGMERVQALLSGQRPDRVPINVNLVDQGARELGLSLQDYYAKGERVAEGQLRMRAKYGYDLLLGMFYSALDAELMGCRQLIYATDGPPNVGHLVVKTPDDIRKLTPPADLYSHPRFHELASCIKTLKQESAGQWPVVGVVTASFSLPAMLMGVGAWLDLLLNGDAILRELLLQKCAAFASDKILALREAGADLIIYNNPLASATFILPAQFRQLALPWTLKDLEQNGPNGIVFFNGGGVINPILADLKKHSGIGAYYLNPFDDIAEARQLLGPEPLIVGAINDIKLIDWTPEEIEQDVERIMLAGNIAGNFIFGTLLMPYGIPEHNIRTMIKAAIKYGSFAEGGNNE is encoded by the coding sequence ATGACCGGGATGGAGCGGGTGCAGGCATTGCTGAGCGGGCAGCGACCGGATCGGGTACCGATCAATGTCAATCTGGTCGATCAAGGGGCCAGGGAATTAGGACTGTCCCTGCAGGACTACTACGCCAAAGGGGAACGGGTCGCTGAAGGCCAGCTGCGCATGCGGGCCAAATATGGCTACGATCTGCTCTTGGGAATGTTCTACTCGGCACTGGATGCAGAACTGATGGGCTGCCGTCAGCTCATCTATGCGACCGATGGGCCACCCAATGTCGGTCACCTGGTGGTGAAAACGCCGGACGATATCAGAAAGCTCACTCCCCCGGCTGATCTTTATTCCCATCCCCGTTTTCATGAATTAGCCAGTTGTATCAAGACTTTAAAACAGGAATCCGCCGGTCAATGGCCGGTGGTTGGGGTGGTTACAGCCTCATTTTCCCTGCCGGCCATGCTGATGGGTGTTGGTGCCTGGCTTGATCTGCTGTTGAATGGCGATGCCATCTTACGCGAATTGTTATTGCAGAAATGCGCAGCCTTTGCCTCCGATAAAATCCTCGCCCTGCGGGAGGCCGGTGCAGATTTAATCATTTATAACAATCCCCTTGCTTCTGCGACTTTCATTCTCCCCGCCCAGTTCAGGCAACTGGCCCTGCCCTGGACCCTCAAAGATCTGGAACAGAACGGCCCAAACGGCATCGTTTTCTTCAACGGCGGCGGGGTGATCAATCCGATCCTCGCCGATCTTAAAAAACATTCCGGTATCGGAGCATACTATCTCAATCCTTTTGACGACATTGCTGAGGCGCGACAGCTGCTGGGACCGGAACCGCTGATTGTTGGCGCCATTAACGACATCAAGCTGATCGATTGGACCCCGGAGGAGATCGAACAGGACGTTGAACGCATCATGCTGGCCGGAAATATAGCGGGCAACTTTATTTTTGGTACGCTGCTGATGCCTTACGGCATCCCCGAGCATAATATCCGGACAATGATCAAGGCGGCAATCAAGTATGGCTCCTTTGCTGAGGGGGGTAACAATGAGTGA
- a CDS encoding DUF1638 domain-containing protein translates to MSDPQMIIGCGILEKEIRYLAERNNWSQELIFIPSGLHVDFDKLRNSLEKCLQQYKDKPAAVFYGTCHPCMDEILAGTQRCRTPGQNCVDIYLGHDRFSQELQQGAFFLFEDWALHWNDIVGAIMPGDPDIMRSIFRSAHKYLLAIRTPCSGDFTAEAEAISDMTALELRWIDIGLENLEENLRETLNRVRMNTTHG, encoded by the coding sequence ATGAGTGACCCTCAGATGATCATCGGCTGTGGGATTCTGGAAAAGGAAATCCGTTATCTGGCTGAAAGAAACAACTGGTCACAAGAACTTATTTTCATTCCTTCAGGTCTGCATGTCGATTTTGACAAACTGAGAAACAGTCTGGAAAAGTGCCTGCAGCAGTATAAAGATAAACCTGCCGCTGTTTTCTACGGAACCTGCCACCCTTGCATGGATGAGATTCTGGCCGGGACTCAGCGCTGCCGCACTCCTGGACAGAACTGTGTCGACATCTATCTCGGTCATGATCGATTCAGTCAGGAACTTCAACAGGGCGCTTTTTTCCTGTTTGAAGACTGGGCCCTGCACTGGAATGACATTGTCGGCGCCATCATGCCCGGCGATCCGGACATTATGCGCAGCATCTTCCGCAGTGCCCATAAATATCTCCTGGCAATTCGCACTCCCTGCTCGGGGGATTTTACTGCCGAGGCGGAGGCCATCAGTGACATGACGGCCCTGGAACTGCGCTGGATTGACATCGGCCTGGAGAATTTGGAAGAAAACCTGCGCGAGACCCTTAACAGGGTGAGGATGAACACAACTCATGGCTGA
- a CDS encoding PAS domain-containing hybrid sensor histidine kinase/response regulator, with translation MAENQDISLDQYRNLEERLAKLAQKKSRIELINSLLSRLSTVQGLDNMIEHILNALMQTIGANNIFIVYQMNDAWRYRDIYQQSHPYYKGENPNLDLALATGQPQRTKISEAPSREHCQQPDETVENWIFPLQAQNRKVGAVCFEGMQLTDKNIFDELLPFFVYAGLMLDNELSNYSKLEEAHRRLQDSETLYRNLFDQSPDGIVLWSLPDLKPVQFNTAAHTLLGYSREEFAALSVPDIHQSRAPEEITKITAQVKTQKTVHFEAKQHTKTGELRSSLVSLKLLEISGKQTILAMHRDVTEYKKTQESMALLNFAMDHISEAVYLIAADGTFRFVNNEAVRALGYRREELLTMSVAQIAPDLPAEAWPVHWQEMKESGTLTIQGRHLRKNGEIFPVEITANHFIYDQVEYNLALVTDITDRLRSEEERRQFEKQMVQTQKMESLGVLAGGVAHDFNNLLAAIMGHSELTKRRLPNGSPAIEHLKQIEHAAERAADLAKQMLAYSGRGKFVVERIDLNSLLKEMLHMLQVSISKKVVLRLNPYPTLPALNADATQLRQIIMNLVINASEAIGERSGVISITTGCMDCDESYLKNIWLNENLTGGLYVYLEIADTGCGMDKETLAKIFDPFFSTKFTGRGLGMSAVMGIVRGHNGAIKVYSELGQGTTFKILLPASEKPAELFANEAPEENWTGTGKVLLVDDEETVRGIGVEMLKELGFSTITARDGKEALEIYRNTPDIILVILDLTMPRMDGEQCFRELKTINPQVKAVISSGYNEQEVSQKFIGKGISGFVQKPYKLAVLRGIIKKLLQQ, from the coding sequence ATGGCTGAAAATCAGGATATTTCCCTTGACCAGTATCGCAATCTGGAAGAAAGACTCGCCAAACTCGCGCAGAAAAAATCGCGCATTGAGCTGATCAATTCGCTGCTGAGTCGGCTCAGCACCGTCCAGGGCCTCGATAACATGATCGAGCATATTCTCAATGCCCTGATGCAAACCATCGGTGCAAATAATATTTTTATTGTTTACCAGATGAACGACGCATGGAGATACCGGGATATTTATCAGCAAAGTCATCCCTATTATAAAGGGGAAAATCCGAACCTGGATCTGGCCCTGGCAACCGGCCAGCCGCAACGCACCAAGATTTCTGAAGCACCCTCCCGGGAACATTGTCAACAACCGGACGAGACAGTTGAAAACTGGATTTTCCCGCTCCAGGCACAAAACCGTAAAGTTGGAGCGGTCTGTTTTGAGGGAATGCAGCTGACTGATAAAAATATCTTTGATGAGCTGCTGCCATTTTTCGTTTACGCCGGTTTGATGCTTGATAATGAACTGTCCAATTACTCAAAGCTGGAAGAAGCACACCGCCGGCTGCAGGATTCCGAGACCCTCTATCGCAACCTTTTTGACCAATCCCCTGACGGTATCGTTCTCTGGAGCCTGCCCGATCTTAAGCCGGTCCAGTTTAACACCGCGGCACATACCTTACTCGGTTATTCCCGTGAAGAATTTGCAGCTCTGTCAGTCCCTGATATTCACCAGAGTAGAGCCCCTGAAGAAATCACCAAAATTACCGCACAGGTGAAGACACAAAAGACAGTCCACTTCGAGGCAAAGCAGCATACCAAAACAGGGGAATTAAGATCATCGTTAGTCTCTTTGAAACTGCTGGAGATCTCGGGAAAACAAACGATTTTGGCCATGCACCGCGATGTCACTGAATACAAAAAAACTCAGGAGAGCATGGCATTGCTGAATTTTGCCATGGATCATATCAGCGAAGCGGTCTATCTGATCGCGGCGGACGGAACATTCCGCTTCGTCAACAATGAAGCGGTCAGAGCCCTGGGATATCGCCGGGAAGAACTCCTGACCATGAGCGTTGCCCAGATCGCACCTGATTTACCCGCCGAAGCCTGGCCGGTCCACTGGCAGGAGATGAAAGAATCGGGAACGCTGACCATTCAAGGGCGCCACCTCCGCAAAAATGGAGAGATCTTTCCGGTCGAAATAACCGCCAACCATTTCATATATGATCAGGTCGAATACAACCTGGCGCTGGTGACCGATATTACCGACCGGTTACGCAGTGAAGAAGAACGTCGCCAGTTTGAAAAACAGATGGTGCAGACCCAAAAAATGGAGAGTCTCGGGGTCCTGGCCGGTGGTGTTGCCCACGATTTCAACAACCTGCTTGCGGCCATCATGGGGCACTCCGAACTCACCAAGAGAAGACTGCCCAACGGCTCTCCGGCCATTGAACACCTGAAGCAGATAGAACATGCCGCGGAACGCGCGGCTGACCTGGCCAAGCAGATGCTGGCATACTCCGGTCGCGGAAAATTTGTGGTGGAAAGGATTGACCTCAACAGCCTGCTTAAAGAAATGCTGCACATGCTGCAGGTCTCGATCTCAAAAAAGGTTGTCTTACGTCTGAACCCTTATCCCACCCTCCCCGCCTTGAACGCTGATGCGACCCAACTGCGGCAAATCATCATGAATCTGGTCATTAACGCCTCTGAAGCGATCGGGGAAAGAAGTGGCGTGATTTCCATTACCACGGGCTGTATGGATTGTGACGAGAGCTATCTGAAAAATATCTGGCTCAACGAAAACCTGACCGGCGGACTTTATGTCTACCTGGAGATTGCCGATACCGGTTGCGGCATGGACAAAGAGACTTTGGCAAAAATCTTTGACCCATTTTTCTCGACCAAATTTACCGGCCGCGGGCTGGGGATGTCCGCAGTCATGGGGATCGTCCGCGGGCATAATGGCGCCATCAAGGTCTACAGCGAACTCGGCCAGGGGACGACTTTCAAAATTCTGCTGCCAGCCTCTGAAAAACCTGCCGAGCTGTTCGCTAACGAAGCACCGGAAGAAAATTGGACCGGGACCGGCAAGGTCTTACTGGTCGATGACGAAGAAACGGTGCGTGGCATTGGTGTGGAAATGCTCAAAGAGCTTGGTTTCAGCACCATAACCGCCCGTGACGGCAAAGAAGCCTTGGAGATCTATCGCAACACCCCGGATATCATCCTGGTGATTCTGGATCTGACCATGCCCAGAATGGACGGCGAGCAATGTTTCCGGGAACTGAAAACGATCAATCCGCAGGTTAAAGCGGTGATTTCAAGCGGCTATAACGAACAGGAGGTCTCCCAGAAATTTATCGGCAAAGGGATTTCAGGGTTCGTTCAAAAACCCTACAAATTGGCTGTTTTGAGGGGAATCATAAAAAAACTGCTCCAGCAATAA
- the aldA gene encoding aldehyde dehydrogenase — translation MKTYQQFINGEFRDSSSNEVFEVLNPFTEQVIATAPKGGTADAEAALAAATAAQTAWAARPASERAGYLKQMAAAIRANRVELARVLMEEQAKVSSLAQVEIDFTADYFDYYAGWARIYEGEIIQSDRPKENILLFRQPIGVVVGICPWNFPFFVMARKVAPALLTGNTIVVKPSSETPNSTFEFAKLVAQLDLPKGVLNIVSGGGGTLGNALVKSPLTGMVSLTGSVEAGQKIIAATAENITKTSLELGGKAPAIVCADADLDLAVKAIVASRVIFSGQVCNCAERVYVDDKVAGEFLDKLTKAMAAVSYGDPAADPNPDMSCQVSLEQLEKVEAMVERAKQDGAEVLTGGSRPGDTKHGYFYQPTLLANCRQDMEIMRQEIFGPALPVMTVSGLDEAIAMANDCEFGLTSSIFTNNIGSVMRACNELKYGETYVNREHFEGMQGFHAGWRKSGIGGADGKHGLYEYLQSHVVYIQS, via the coding sequence ATGAAAACCTATCAGCAGTTTATCAATGGCGAGTTCAGGGATTCCAGCAGCAATGAGGTTTTTGAAGTCCTGAATCCTTTCACCGAGCAAGTGATTGCCACGGCACCCAAAGGAGGGACGGCCGACGCCGAGGCCGCGCTTGCCGCGGCCACTGCGGCGCAGACCGCCTGGGCGGCCAGACCGGCCAGCGAACGGGCCGGCTATCTGAAGCAGATGGCGGCCGCGATCCGGGCCAACCGGGTCGAACTGGCCCGGGTGCTGATGGAAGAGCAGGCCAAGGTTTCGTCCCTGGCGCAGGTCGAGATCGATTTCACCGCGGATTATTTTGATTACTATGCCGGTTGGGCACGGATTTACGAGGGGGAAATCATCCAGAGCGATCGTCCAAAAGAGAACATTTTGCTGTTCCGCCAACCCATCGGCGTGGTGGTGGGGATCTGCCCCTGGAATTTCCCGTTTTTCGTCATGGCCCGCAAAGTGGCCCCGGCGCTGCTGACCGGGAATACCATCGTGGTCAAGCCGAGTAGTGAAACCCCCAACAGTACCTTTGAGTTCGCCAAACTGGTGGCCCAACTCGATCTGCCCAAAGGGGTCCTGAATATTGTCTCCGGAGGTGGTGGGACCCTGGGTAATGCCTTGGTCAAAAGCCCCTTGACCGGCATGGTCTCCCTGACCGGCAGTGTCGAGGCCGGGCAAAAGATCATCGCGGCAACGGCCGAAAACATCACCAAAACCTCACTGGAACTGGGCGGCAAAGCGCCGGCCATTGTCTGCGCCGATGCCGATCTTGACCTGGCGGTCAAGGCGATCGTTGCCTCGCGGGTGATTTTCAGCGGCCAGGTCTGTAACTGCGCGGAACGGGTCTATGTGGATGACAAGGTGGCCGGCGAGTTCCTGGATAAACTGACCAAAGCCATGGCCGCGGTCAGCTACGGCGACCCCGCGGCGGATCCCAACCCGGACATGAGCTGCCAGGTCAGCCTCGAGCAACTGGAAAAAGTCGAAGCCATGGTCGAGCGCGCCAAACAGGACGGTGCCGAAGTGCTCACCGGCGGTTCCCGGCCCGGTGATACCAAGCACGGCTATTTTTATCAGCCGACCCTGTTGGCCAACTGCCGCCAGGACATGGAGATCATGCGCCAGGAAATCTTCGGTCCGGCTCTGCCGGTCATGACCGTCAGCGGTCTGGATGAAGCCATCGCCATGGCCAACGATTGTGAATTCGGGCTGACCTCTTCCATCTTCACCAATAATATCGGTTCGGTGATGCGCGCCTGCAACGAACTGAAATACGGGGAAACCTACGTCAACCGCGAACATTTCGAAGGGATGCAGGGGTTCCACGCCGGCTGGCGGAAGTCGGGTATCGGCGGCGCCGACGGCAAGCACGGCCTCTACGAATATTTGCAGAGCCACGTGGTTTATATTCAGAGCTGA
- the dctP gene encoding TRAP transporter substrate-binding protein DctP, whose product MKKLLGCLTILLLLTASVPTLSFAAKLNFGHIAPTFHGMSKGIDVFADYVREKTNGKYDIATFPMGQLGNERSMASQVQSGSLQIAAITTAVLQNFVPEVAILDMPFLFPNRATAYAVLDDQAVKDKIFSYLPKKGFVGIGWVENEIRDFSNTKHPVRTPADIKGLKVRVMNSPAYLDTFNQLGASTVGIPFPEVYSALQTGVIDAQENPLMTAVLMKFPEVTKYVTNTQHALTECIIIVNIDFWERLSPKEQQIFREAANLATQTNRTRNAEIKQNLPKLNMSIEEYCKQHGVELINLTPEEREAFRVAMTPVWDKYRGLIGDDIFDFMLAKIKEHKQ is encoded by the coding sequence ATGAAAAAACTACTCGGTTGCCTTACCATCCTGCTGCTGTTGACAGCGTCCGTCCCGACCCTGTCTTTTGCGGCAAAGCTCAATTTCGGTCACATCGCCCCGACCTTCCACGGGATGTCCAAAGGGATCGATGTTTTTGCCGACTACGTCCGCGAAAAAACCAACGGTAAATACGATATTGCCACCTTCCCCATGGGCCAACTGGGCAACGAGCGCTCCATGGCCTCCCAGGTACAATCGGGCAGTTTGCAGATCGCCGCCATCACCACCGCGGTGCTGCAGAACTTCGTCCCGGAAGTAGCGATTCTTGATATGCCGTTTCTGTTTCCCAACCGGGCCACGGCTTACGCAGTGCTGGATGACCAGGCGGTCAAAGACAAAATCTTCTCCTACCTGCCGAAAAAGGGCTTTGTCGGCATCGGCTGGGTCGAAAACGAGATCCGCGATTTTTCCAATACCAAGCACCCGGTCCGCACCCCGGCTGATATCAAAGGACTCAAGGTTCGGGTGATGAACTCCCCGGCTTACCTCGACACCTTTAATCAGCTCGGTGCCTCAACTGTGGGGATTCCCTTCCCGGAAGTTTACAGCGCCCTGCAGACCGGGGTGATCGATGCCCAGGAAAACCCGCTAATGACCGCCGTGCTGATGAAGTTCCCCGAGGTTACCAAGTACGTCACCAATACCCAGCACGCCCTGACCGAATGTATCATCATCGTCAATATTGATTTCTGGGAGCGGCTCAGCCCTAAAGAACAGCAGATCTTCCGCGAAGCCGCCAACCTGGCCACCCAGACCAACCGGACCCGCAATGCCGAGATCAAACAGAACCTGCCGAAGTTGAATATGTCCATTGAGGAATACTGCAAACAGCACGGAGTTGAACTGATCAACCTGACTCCCGAAGAGCGGGAAGCCTTCCGCGTGGCTATGACCCCGGTGTGGGACAAGTATCGCGGCCTGATCGGCGATGATATCTTTGATTTCATGCTGGCCAAAATCAAGGAACATAAGCAATAA